A window of the Anoplopoma fimbria isolate UVic2021 breed Golden Eagle Sablefish chromosome 17, Afim_UVic_2022, whole genome shotgun sequence genome harbors these coding sequences:
- the zgc:109965 gene encoding nicalin-1-like, with product MLSRDLSVAAGLLLLLLVCVQRLHGSALPAVSSYEFTAYRMQQFNLAQRKHGCRGAIVVAEARSADEPVLTRRCVIMKLLDFTTEKYLEAQRQSAAAIMILLPKNISGIPHETVQSFMVSESEALLKETLMPVYVAPEDDQLLYMYEEVKQAAATRTLSIFVRVLRSMVTATAFQILVSNNVPIKGITDNIITTLEGVLPGAGEDAPTVVITAHYDSFGLAPWLSYGADSNGSGVTILLELARLFQKLYSSPSTRPQYNLMFSLTGGGKYNFLGTKRWIEDNLDHAESSLLHDNVAFVLCLDTLANSDELYMHVSRPPKEDTPMHSFVQQLEEVVSSRFPWVKVGLVHKKINLVESTVAWEHERYSLRRIPSFTLSHLEDPKSELRGSMLDTMSQVDFRKMKRNGIIIAEALARFMYNLSDKGSPKDVQVFKGQLDFHDTRMSSLMSFLTSVPRATQLLDKEPSHILLVNSLEHEFKRYLQQVHRHAYRQDRRDPDITFFDQMNQPITMYRVKPAAFDLFLGGCIAAYLGIVYYAIQNFGYLYTKLKVVVKSKHD from the exons ATGTTGTCGAGGGACCTGAGTGTAGCCGccgggctgctgctgctgctgctggtctgtGTCCAGCGTCTGCACGGCTCTGCACTCCCTGCTGTTTCCTCCTACGAGTTCACAGCCTACAGGATGCAACAGTTCAACCTGGCACAAAGGAAGCATG GTTGCCGTGGAGCCATCGTGGTGGCGGAGGCTCGCTCAGCAGATGAGCCGGTGCTGACCCGCCGCTGCGTCATCATGAAGTTGCTGGACTTCACCACAGAAAAATACCTCGAGGCCCAGAGGCAAAGTGCTGCCGCCATCATGATCCTGCTGCCCAAAAATATCTCCGGTATCCCCCATGAAACTGTTCAG TCCTTCATGGTGAGTGAGAGCGAGGCCTTGCTGAAGGAGACCCTCATGCCTGTGTATGTGGCGCCCGAGGACGATCAGCTGCTTTATATGTATGAGGAGGTCAAGCAAGCTGCAGCCACAAGGACCTTATCTATATTCGTCAGAG TCCTTCGAAGTATGGTCACAGCTACAGCCTTCCAGATATTAGTGAGCAACAATGTCCCTATTAAGGGCATCACTGACAACATCATCACCACACTTGAG GGAGTGCTTCCAGGCGCAGGCGAGGACGCACCCACTGTTGTCATCACTGCCCACTATGATTCCTTCGGGCTGGCACCA TGGTTGTCGTATGGAGCGGACTCTAATGGCAGTGGGGTCACCATCCTGCTAGAGTTGGCACGTCTCTTCCAGAAGCTTTATAGTAGCCCAAGCACCAGACCACA ATATAATTTAATGTTCTCCTTAACTGGAGGAGGAAAGTACAATTTCCTGGGCACGAAGAGATGGATTGAAGATAATCTGGACCATGCTG agtcCAGCCTTCTCCATGACAATGTGGCATTTGTTCTGTGTTTGGATACACTGGCCAACAGTGATGAACTGTACATGCACGTGTCCCGCCCTCCTAAAGAGGACACTCCCATGCATTCCTTCGTTCAACAGCTGGAGGAG GTGGTGTCCTCCAGGTTTCCCTGGGTGAAGGTGGGATTGGTCCACAAGAAAATCAATCTGGTGGAGTCCACAGTAGCGTGGGAGCATGAGCGTTACAGCCTGCGCAGGATACCAAGTTTTACTCTGTCTCATCTGGAAGACCCCAAATCTGAGCTACGTGGCTCCATGCTAGACACCAT GTCACAGGTGGACTTCAGGAAAATGAAGCGGAATGGCATCATCATAGCAGAAGCACTGGCGCGTTTTATGTACAATCTCTCTGACAAG GGTTCACCCAAAGATGTGCAGGTTTTCAAGGGCCAATTG GACTTCCACGACACTCGGATGTCCAGTCTGATGTCCTTCCTGACGTCAGTCCCTCGAGCCACCCAGCTGCTGGATAAGGAGCCCAGTCACATCCTGCTGGTCAACTCACTGGAGCACGAGTTCAAACGATACCTGCAGCAAGTTCACAGACACGCCTACCGACAGGACAGGAG GGACCCTGATATTACCTTTTTTGATCAAATGAACCAACCAATAACAATGTACAG AGTGAAGCCAGCAGCCTTTGATCTCTTCCTTGGTGGCTGCATTGCTGCTTATTTGGGGATTGTTTACTATGCCATCCAG AATTTTGGTTATCTCTACACGAAGCTCAAAGTGGTAGTGAAATCGAAGCACGACTAA
- the myorg gene encoding myogenesis-regulating glycosidase, which translates to MYQVVPGGAGGTITDVIPKQKHSKDTRPLVGAGVIGLVLLIAAVTAWCYYIASLRKAELLKTQLLDLNKDGYIIRNQGGSIVFRMDFRSGTLDLDSCSKEGEMLSCERTTDRKLNFFIETVRPKDTVQCYRVRWEELVPDIPVEHAMTYTFAHWYGGAVSAIQHWPISINGQQAPKPFVTSDIYSNRNEFGGILESYWLSSNATAIKINNSVPFHLGWNDTEKTMSFQARYNDSPFKPNPGEAPCAELSYRVCVGLDVTSIHKYMVRRYFNKPNKVPAKAMFRHPIWSTWALHKTDIDQEKVLAYAANIHKYKFNCSQLELDDRYTSRYGEFEFDQTKFPNASSMFQRLKSDGFLVSLWIHPFVNYDSENFHTCVERGLFVREPTGRLPALVRWWNGIGGIVDFTNPEARDWFSSQLRSLRSRYGVSSFKFDAGETNYLPWKFSTRTPIRDPSFFTRRYTEMAIPYNDRAELRSGYQSQNISCFFRPIDRDSVWGYELGLKSLIPTVLTISILGYQFILPDMIGGNAYLNRTDGNHVLPDRELYIRWLELSAFMPSMQFSIPPWAYDNDVVEIARKYTALHESIVAPRVLELAGEVLDTGDPIIRPLWWIATGDETAYKIDSQFLIGDDLMVAPVLEPGKQERDIYLPAGRWRSYKGERFDIKEPLHLTDYPVDLDEIAYFVWV; encoded by the exons ATGTACCAAGTTGTTCCCGGAGGAGCGGGAGGCACAATTACAGATGTTATCCCCAAGCAGAAACACAGCAAGGACACTCGACCCCTGGTCGGAGCCGGAGTAATCGGCCTGGTGCTGCTAATTGCAGCAGTGACTGCATGGTGTTATTACATAGCCTCTCTACGCAAAGCTGAGCTGCTTAAGACTCAGCTCCTGGATCTGAATAAAGATGGCTACATTATCCGCAACCAGGGAGGCTCTATTGTTTTCAGAATGGATTTCAG GTCAGGCACGCTGGATTTGGATTCATGCTCCAAAGAAGGGGAGATGCTGAGCTGCGAACGAACCACTGATAGAAAACTGAACTTCTTCATTGAGACAGTGCGACCCAAAGACACGGTGCAATGCTACCGTGTGCGTTGGGAGGAACTGGTTCCTGACATTCCTGTTGAGCATGCTATGACGTACACGTTTGCACACTGGTATGGTGGTGCAGTGTCAGCAATTCAACACTGGCCTATTTCTATTAATGGCCAACAGGCTCCCAAACCCTTTGTCACTAGTGACATCTACTCAAACCGCAATGAATTCGGTGGAATTTTGGAGAGTTATTGGCTTTCATCCAACGCTACGGCCATCAAGATAAATAATTCAGTGCCCTTCCACCTGGGCTGGAATGACACGGAGAAGACCATGTCCTTCCAGGCGCGATACAATGACAGTCCCTTCAAGCCAAACCCAGGAGAGGCACCATGCGCTGAGCTTAGCTACAGAGTGTGCGTGGGCTTAGATGTGACATCCATACACAAGTACATGGTCCGCAGATACttcaacaaaccaaacaaagtgCCTGCCAAAGCCATGTTTCGCCATCCTATATGGTCGACCTGGGCACTACATAAGACTGACATTGACCAAGAGAAAGTATTGGCGTATGCCGCAAACATCCACAAGTATAAGTTTAACTGTAGCCAACTGGAACTAGACGACCGCTACACTAGCCGCTACGGAGAATTTGAGTTTGACCAAACCAAGTTCCCCAATGCCTCGTCCATGTTCCAGAGGCTGAAATCAGATGGATTTCTGGTGTCGCTCTGGATTCACCCTTTTGTTAACTATGACTCAGAAAACTTCCATACTTGCGTAGAGAGGGGGCTGTTTGTCCGGGAGCCTACAGGCCGGCTGCCAGCCTTGGTGCGCTGGTGGAACGGTATTGGTGGCATTGTGGATTTCACAAATCCAGAAGCCCGCGATTGGTTTTCCTCCCAGCTCCGTTCGCTGCGCTCCAGGTATGGGGtgtcttcttttaaatttgACGCAGGGGAGACTAACTACTTGCCGTGGAAATTTAGTACCAGAACTCCCATTCGGGACCCAAGTTTTTTCACAAGACGTTACACGGAAATGGCTATTCCCTACAACGACCGAGCTGAGCTGCGCAGTGGCTACCAGTCCCAGAACATATCCTGCTTCTTCAGACCAATCGACAGAGACTCTGTTTGGGGCTACGAGTTGGGTCTCAAGTCTCTTATCCCCACCGTGCTCACCATCAGCATTCTGGGCTATCAGTTCATTTTACCAGACATGATCGGAGGGAATGCATATCTGAACCGCACAGACGGGAATCATGTACTACCCGATCGAGAACTCTATATCCGCTGGCTGGAGCTGTCAGCCTTCATGCCGTCCATGCAGTTTTCTATTCCGCCATGGGCATACGACAACGATGTGGTTGAAATTGCTCGCAAATACACAGCCCTCCATGAGAGTATTGTGGCGCCGCGGGTCCTGGAGCTGGCTGGCGAGGTGCTGGACACCGGGGACCCAATCATACGGCCCCTGTGGTGGATTGCCACAGGTGATGAAACAGCCTATAAAATCGACTCCCAATTCCTGATTGGGGATGACCTCATGGTTGCCCCAGTTTTAGAGCCTGGAAAACAAGAACGTGACATCTACCTCCCCGCCGGCCGCTGGAGAAGCTACAAGGGGGAGAGATTTGATATCAAGGAGCCTCTGCATCTCACAGACTATCCAGTTGATCTGGATGAAATTGCTTACTTTGTTTGGGTGTAG